Proteins encoded by one window of Lycium barbarum isolate Lr01 chromosome 11, ASM1917538v2, whole genome shotgun sequence:
- the LOC132617303 gene encoding uncharacterized protein LOC132617303 — MEDILLNSIANAGVRIPTGISSVKDLTAATLFSVSSQSLHLIHRQNSSLPASLPENSVADRLKLCSELSVAFKTLGFIGDISSHKFLYPSEEDLYELVRFLVGRLSDVEARKDSVGESKRRLKTQKNVENTGLLPRKELSGRLGDPLMMTQTPEPSKLSDITENKTEEFYNGVNIPIECRADSSKETSGDEQDIPDLLEDVRRSSMKDNEHNLEYEQQSTSPCVHLSQMNSNTETLQDQKEMLVEKSVSSSVELEDLQEKLDLLKAAVEMASDHRHPSDFYVNQLNDQVEVKRSKIVEVESHWNDKSKALEQKKSCLEETLKATEPEAYVKYKKVEEIELKLESILAENKRREDELIVLSAKAEKLPKLVRRRTHIQRIEEITKNSRKQDVDIERILKETRELQLESNSVQERLNRTHAVVDETVFREAKKDHVGRQAYRILTSIHDSFEQIAENVLAADRAQREVADYEGKLATMASRSVDMDKLKADLETIRRENDLLEKNLSKDSSQSVG; from the exons ATGGAAGATATTCTACTGAACTCCATCGCGAACGCCGGAGTGAGGATTCCGACGGGAATCTCATCGGTAAAAGATCTGACGGCGGCGACATTATTCTCCGTCTCTTCCCAGTCACTGCACCTCATTCACCGTCAAAACTCGTCGTTACCGGCTTCACTGCCCGAAAATTCAGTTGCCGATCGTTTAAAGCTCTGCTCGGAACTTTCCGTCGCTTTCAAAACCCTAGGTTTCATCGGAGATATCAGCTCCCACAAG TTCCTATATCCATCCGAAGAGGACTTGTACGAGTTGGTCCGGTTCTTGGTTGGGAGGCTATCTGATGTTGAAGCTCGAAAAGATTCAGTTGGAGAATCTAAAAGACGCCTTAAGACTCAAAAAAATGTTGAAAATACAGGACTGCTGCCACGTAAGGAGCTTTCAGGAAGACTGGGTGATCCATTGATGATGACACAAACACCAGAGCCATCAAAACTATCTGATATTACTGAGAATAAGACGGAAGAGTTTTACAATGGTGTTAATATACCTATAGAATGTAGAGCTGACTCCAGCAAAGAAACATCAGGCGATGAACAAGATATCCCAGATTTGTTGGAGGATGTGAGGAGGAGTTCTATGAAGGACAATGAGCATAATTTGGAGTATGAACAGCAATCAACTTCACCATGCGTACATTTGTCTCAG ATGAACAGCAATACAGAAACTTTACAAGACCAAAAGGAAATGCTTGTGGAGAAGTCAGTCTCAAGCTCTGTCGAATTAGAAGACCTACAAGAAAAGCTTGATTTGTTGAAAGCAGCAGTGGAAATGGCTTCTGATCACAGACATCCCAGTGACTTCTATGTGAATCAGCTAAACGATCAGGTGGAAGTTAAAAGGAGCAAAATTGTTGAAGTGGAGAGTCACTG GAATGATAAAAGCAAGGCCCTTGAGCAGAAGAAGAGTTGTCTTGAGGAAACACTAAAAGCAACAGAACCAGAGGCCTATGTAAAATATAAAAAGGTTGAAGAGATTGAGTTGAAGCTGGAGTCTATATTAGCTGAAAATAAAAGAAG AGAGGATGAACTCATTGTACTGTCAGCCAAAGCTGAGAAGCTGCCCAAACTGGTACGTAGGAGAACCCACATTCAGCGTATTGAAGAGATCACCAAAAACAGCCGGAAGCAGGATGTTGACATAGAAAGAATATTGAAAGAAACAAGGGAGCTTCAGTTGGAGAGCAACTCTGTCCAAGAACGGCTTAATCGAACCCATGCAGTGGTGGATGAGACGGTTTTCAG GGAGGCGAAAAAGGACCACGTGGGACGGCAAGCTTACAGGATACTGACTAGCATCCATGACAGCTTTGAACAAATAGCTGAAAATGTTCTTGCAGCGGATAGAGCCCAAAGAGAAGTGGCTGATTATGAAGGAAAGCTTGCAACTATGGCATCTCGAAGTGTTGATATGGACAAGCTGAAAGCAGATCTTGAAACCATCAGGAGGGAGAACGATCTTCTTGAAAAGAATTTGTCCAAAGACTCCTCTCAAAGTGTTGGGTAG
- the LOC132617302 gene encoding GBF-interacting protein 1-like, with product MITGVIIPRNLRKTINDIKEIAAGKHTDEDIYAMLKECNMDPNDTAQKLLYLDTFHEVKRKRDRNKAKASSRTSEDYRWMSGMQQRGARECRERISANYVTDDASGRRYIKKENGVNSSKDRRSKTSIPVARKTEDANIHRNKESAVEVSADDPSHVSRVTSFVNVNKLAKVSTLPHSLINHNLNLDPGPTPTPTPTFAPGTRFNDKTVISRPNELVTSTTSASVSGVYSSASDPVLVPALNPRNPGTVGTIKREIGSQRTATDSTVSPVNEGRSDACQGAPQSTRAIIRTVNYKNTTGPKESQGVSATAKKPVAINHESQHSKQVKGHSEAVAKGAHLPSLSKLNSSVEQAVPQLDMKSEKLNISARRQPVIFPNHLQVPESFRSGLTFGSLDPQLDPSISCGKDSKPVETVPANDSTSMEPRSCQDASSAAQGGDYPDNLRSHQHGSENISPFEVSGASSVYDPSKLEKCPPSAASQLPLLQSPPDYSLGFVPPMLGPQLVCIEGTEQQGGNSQAPLTLGSNPPVAQPIGLGQSSVSVPPHLFPLVRQPFPPNYIPYNPYIPHLYMPQSAHQFLGPGGFPQQPSATNFYMSPSVTAAGVKLPLPSLYKPAAIAGNLNHFGVPTGYSSYGSSTVSYNGTPAPVCSASNENLTASELKEKNVYSMPKQNEDSHSRNSAPGRDPSMLQTNYFYKIPQDQHVAVAPAYSANTSYPGINPSQTIAAQSNVQPLAQPQTVNRSGDPSLPTSGACQQPQANIHWNNKLLNRENI from the exons ATGATCACCGGAGTTATAATTCCAAGAAATCTTAGGAAAACGATAAATGATATAAAGGAGATCGCAGCAGGCAAGCATACCGATGAAGACATTTACGCAATGCTCAAAGAATGTAATATGGATCCAAATGACACCGCTCAAAAGCTTTTATATCTCG ATACTTTTCATGAGGTCAAAAGGAAACGAGACAGAAACAAAGCA AAAGCCAGCAGCCGAACTTCTGAGGATTACAGGTGGATGTCAGGCATGCAGCAGAGAGGGGCTAGGGAATGCCGTGAGAGAATTTCTGCAAATTACGTCACTGATG ATGCCAGTGGCAGAAGATACATTAAGAAAGAAAATGGAGTCAATAGTTCGAAGGATAGAAGATCTAAGACCTCCATACCAGTTGCACGTAAAACAGAAGATGCTAATATACATCGTAACAAGGAATCTGCTGTTGAGGTATCTGCAGACGATCCTAGTCATGTCAGCAGAGTTACTTCATTTGTTAATGTAAATAAGCTGGCAAAAGTTTCAACTCTACCTCATAGTTTAATAAACCATAATCTAAACTTGGATCCTGGCCCCACtcctacccccacccccacctttGCACCTGGAACTAGATTTAATGATAAAACTGTCATATCAAGACCCAATGAGCTTGTAACAAGCACAACTTCAGCATCAGTTTCTGGTGTCTACTCTTCTGCATCAGATCCTGTACTAGTGCCAGCCTTGAACCCCCGAAATCCAGGAACAGTTGGTACAATAAAACGTGAGATAGGTAGCCAGCGTACTGCTACTGACTCCACTGTGTCTCCTGTGAATGAGGGGAGATCGGATGCTTGCCAAGGTGCTCCCCAGAGTACTCGTGCAATCATTAGAACTGTCAACTACAAAAACACAACTGGTCCAAAAGAATCCCAGGGAGTTTCAGCCACTGCTAAAAAACCAGTTGCAATTAATCATGAAAGTCAGCATTCCAAACAAGTTAAAGGACATTCAGAAG CTGTTGCAAAGGGAGCCCATTTACCATCACTTTCTAAACTAAATTCTTCCGTGGAACAAGCAGTCCCACAGCTTGACATGAAGTCAGAGAAGTTAAATATCTCTGCCCGTCGTCAGCCTGTTATTTTTCCGAATCATCTTCAAGTACCTGAATCTTTTAGGAGCGGATTGACTTTCGGTAGTTTGGATCCTCAATTGGATCCAAGCATAAGCTGTGGCAAAGATTCGAAGCCTGTGGAGACTGTTCCAGCTAATGATAGTACTTCCATGGAACCTAGGAG CTGCCAAGATGCATCTTCAGCAGCTCAGGGAGGTGATTATCCCGACAATCTGCGGTCACACCAGCATGGATCTGAAAATATATCACCTTTTGAAGTATCTGGTGCTTCTTCTGTGTATGATCCGTCAAAGCTGGAGAAATGTCCACCTTCCGCAGCCTCACAATTGCCACTTCTGCAGAGTCCTCCTGATTATAGCTTGGGTTTTGTACCGCCCATGCTAGGTCCCCAACTTGTGTGTATTGAGGGAACAGAACAGCAG GGTGGGAATTCTCAAGCTCCTTTGACATTGGGCTCTAATCCCCCTGTGGCTCAACCCATAGGCCTTGGGCAGAGTTCTGTCAGCGTGCCTCCGCACTTGTTTCCTTTAGTCCGCCAACCATTTCCTCCTAATTATATTCCATATAACCCTTATATTCCCCACCTTTACATGCCACAGAGTGCTCACCAGTTTTTGGGCCCGGGTGGCTTCCCTCAGCAACCTTCTGCTACCAACTTTTATATGTCACCATCAGTTACTGCTGCTGGTGTTAAATTACCTCTTCCATCTCTGTACAAACCAGCTGCTATTGCTGGAAACTTGAACCACTTTGGCGTTCCTACTGGCTACAGTTCATATGGGTCCTCAACCGTCTCATACAATGGAACTCCAGCTCCTGTTTGTTCTGCTAGCAATGAGAATCTCACTGCATCTGAGCTGAAAGAAAAGAATGTCTACTCCATGCCAAAGCAG AATGAAGATTCCCATTCCAGAAACTCTGCACCTGGACGTGATCCATCAATGCTTCAGACTAATTATTTTTACAAGATTCCTCAGGACCAGCACGTTGCTGTTGCGCCAGCATATTCTGCCAATACCTCTTATCCTGGAATTAATCCATCTCAGACAATAGCTGCACAATCTAATGTTCAACCACTAGCCCAACCTCAAACTGTTAACAGATCAGGTGATCCCAGCCTTCCTACATCTGGTGCTTGTCAACAACCTCAAGCTAATATTCATTGGAACAACAAATTGCTGAATAGAGAAAACATCTAA
- the LOC132620394 gene encoding uncharacterized protein LOC132620394, with protein MASRRNINYSRLAVDEDDDYYGNSGKRADPRFDYSPKSLDRIPWKSIALALFLLFLGCLLLLLSYFILSGHIGGERSQAYGLLGLGILTFLPGFYETRIAYYSWRGAQGYRFTAIPDY; from the exons ATGGCTTCTAGGCGGAATATTAATTACAGTCGTCTTGctgttgatgaagatgatgactattatGGAAATTCTGGCAAGCGAGCTGACCCTAGATTTGATTATTCACCAAAATCATTAGATAGAATTCCCTGGAAATCCATTGCCCTTGCTCTATTTCTGCTCTTTCTGGGATGTCTGCTTCTCTTGTTATCATACTTTATCTTATCTGGTCATATTGGAGGAGAGCGTTCCCAAGCATATGGTCTCCTTGGACTTGGAATCCTCACTTTTCTCCCTG GTTTTTATGAGACGCGGATTGCATATTACTCTTGGAGAGGTGCTCAAGGTTATCGATTTACTGCAATCCCTGACTATTGA
- the LOC132620393 gene encoding pentatricopeptide repeat-containing protein At4g21065-like, with translation MLHSICLASPLNNHFPPKLNSVQTATSQIPNTNLIYHFNSPLELKQAITILIKTNKPLTLLPLPRVASICALTPNFPLAQQIFKHINQPEIPLWNTCLRNLAEGNNVIDAIFLFHQMCSYNVIPDSFTCSFVLKACVHLLDIYYGKIVHGYVEKLGFQSNLVLLNALIHLYGSCGAMDDAFQLFDKMPQRDIVSWNVMITQLAKKGDVDGAFELFSRMQERNLRSWTAMITGFVHCGKAKEAIRLFIEMEETGLRANEVTVVAVLAACADLGTLELGRRIHEYSNESGFRRNVHVCNTLIDMYIKCGCLEAAKSVFEEMKERTIVSWSAMIQGLAMHGQAGEALQLFNEMIKTGMRPNEVTFLGILHACSHMGLINEGREFFASMSRDYKISPQIEHYGCMVDLLSRAGLLQDAYELITSMPIKSNGVIWGSFLGGCKIQKNVEMAEEAMRQLGILDPLNDGYYIIMSNIYAEAKRWEDAARVRKLMKDRGVKKTPGWSTITIAGGTHEFVAGDDNHPQAEEIFKRLDKLLEQMRLKGYVPNTSVVLLDMEESEKEKYLYRHSEKLALVFGLMNTKSGETIRIMKNLRVCEDCHAAFKVISGIVEREIVVRDRNRFHCFKDGLCSCKDYW, from the coding sequence ATGCTACATTCCATTTGCTTAGCATCTCCACTTAACAATCATTTTCCTCCAAAACTCAACAGTGTTCAAACAGCCACATCACAAATCCCAAACACTAACCTTATCTACCATTTCAACTCACCATTAGAACTCAAACAAGCTATTACCATTCTCATTAAAACCAATAAACCTCTAACACTTCTCCCACTGCCACGTGTCGCTTCCATATGTGCCCTCACACCAAACTTCCCTTTAGCCCAACAAATCTTCAAACATATAAACCAACCAGAAATACCCTTATGGAACACTTGTTTAAGAAATCTTGCTGAGGGTAATAATGTAATTGATGCAATTTTCTTGTTTCATCAAATGTGTAGTTACAATGTAATACCTGATAGTTTTACTTGCTCTTTTGTTCTTAAAGCTTGTGTGCATTTACTAGATATTTATTATGGGAAAATTGTTCATGGGTATGTAGAGAAACTTGGGTTTCAATCAAATTTAGTTTTACTTAATGCATTGATACATTTGTATGGTAGTTGTGGAGCAATGGATGATGCCTTCCAACTGTTTGATAAAATGCCACAAAGAGATATCGTGTCGTGGAATGTAATGATTACGCAGTTAGCGAAAAAGGGTGATGTTGATGGGGCGTTTGAATTGTTTTCGCGAATGCAGGAGAGAAATTTAAGGTCTTGGACTGCTATGATTACCGGTTTTGTTCATTGTGGGAAGGCTAAAGAGGCTATTAGGCTATTTATAGAAATGGAAGAAACAGGGTTGAGGGCGAATGAGGTTACTGTAGTGGCTGTTCTTGCAGCTTGTGCTGATTTGGGTACACTTGAATTGGGTAGAAGGATTCATGAGTATTCGAATGAGAGCGGGTTTAGAAGAAACGTTCACGTTTGTAACACGTTAATTGACATGTACATTAAGTGTGGATGCTTAGAGGCTGCAAAATCTGTGTTTGAAGAAATGAAGGAACGAACAATTGTATCGTGGTCAGCCATGATTCAGGGTTTAGCTATGCATGGACAGGCGGGTGAAGCATTACAACTCTTTAACGAGATGATCAAAACGGGAATGAGACCTAATGAGGTCACGTTTCTTGGAATCTTGCACGCTTGTAGCCATATGGGGTTGATCAATGAGGGGCGAGAATTTTTTGCTAGCATGAGTAGAGACTATAAAATTTCACCCCAAATCGAGCATTATGGTTGCATGGTTGATCTTTTAAGTCGTGCAGGACTTCTTCAAGACGCATATGAGCTCATCACTAGCATGCCTATAAAGTCGAATGGTGTCATATGGGGTTCTTTTCTTGGTGGATGTAAAATTCAAAAAAATGTGGAAATGGCTGAGGAAGCTATGAGGCAGTTAGGTATATTAGACCCTCTTAACGACGGATATTACATTATTATGTCAAATATTTATGCAGAAGCTAAGCGTTGGGAAGATGCAGCAAGGGTGAGGAAGTTAATGAAAGATCGAGGAGTAAAGAAAACTCCAGGTTGGAGTACAATAACTATAGCAGGAGGAACACATGAATTTGTGGCCGGAGATGATAACCATCCTCAGGCTGAAGAGATCTTTAAAAGATTGGACAAACTGTTAGAACAAATGAGGTTAAAAGGATATGTACCGAATACTTCAGTGGTTCTACTAGACATGGAAGAGAGTGAGAAAGAAAAATATTTGTATCGCCATAGTGAGAAATTGGCCCTTGTTTTCGGTTTGATGAACACAAAATCAGGAGAGACAATCAGAATAATGAAGAATCTTCGCGTTTGTGAAGACTGTCATGCTGCTTTCAAAGTAATATCAGGAATTGTCGAGCGAGAGATAGTTGTGCGCGATAGGAATAGGTTTCATTGTTTCAAAGATGGCCTTTGTTCTTGTAAGGACTATTGGTAG